A genomic window from Paraburkholderia phytofirmans OLGA172 includes:
- a CDS encoding M20 family metallopeptidase: protein MISDDTTQQTQRINQDTLREFVDRKWNDEIVPALTDYIAVPAKSPAFDPDWVKHGYLERVITDAAQWAEQQPVRGLKLEVVRLPGRTPVIFFETAATRSGSEETIVLYGHLDKQPEFDGWRNDLGPWTPKLENDKLYGRGGADDGYAIYASLTALAALDAQGIERPRCVGLIETCEESGSYDLLPYVDALRERLGKVGLVVCLDSGAGNYDQLWLTTSLRGLVAGDLEVQVLDEGIHSGGYGGIAPSSFRIMRQLFDRLEDSANGTLLPKGFHVQIPADRLREAEATARILGDDVWKKLPWACGQDGRQVLPTTTDPQEALLNSTWRPSLSVTGAAGLPALADAGNVLRPRTAFKLSLRLPPLIEAEKAVAELKALLEFDPPYNAKVTFKPDAGAASGWSAPDLAPWLATALNDASRAHYGADVAYMGQGGTIPLMNVLKSGFPKSQFMVCGVLGPKSNAHGPNEFLHVPYGKKLTAAVAQVIAAAP from the coding sequence ATGATCTCCGACGACACGACACAGCAGACTCAGCGCATCAACCAGGACACACTACGCGAATTCGTAGACCGCAAATGGAACGACGAGATCGTGCCTGCGCTCACGGACTACATCGCGGTGCCGGCCAAGAGTCCGGCATTCGATCCCGATTGGGTCAAGCATGGCTACCTTGAACGCGTCATTACCGACGCGGCGCAATGGGCCGAGCAGCAACCCGTGCGCGGCCTGAAACTTGAAGTGGTCCGCTTGCCGGGCCGCACGCCGGTGATTTTCTTCGAAACGGCCGCGACCCGATCGGGCAGCGAAGAAACCATCGTGCTGTACGGCCACCTCGACAAGCAGCCTGAATTCGACGGCTGGCGCAACGACCTCGGCCCCTGGACGCCGAAGCTCGAAAACGACAAGCTATATGGCCGCGGCGGCGCCGACGACGGCTACGCAATCTACGCGAGCCTCACGGCACTGGCCGCGCTGGACGCGCAAGGCATCGAGCGTCCGCGCTGTGTCGGTCTGATCGAAACCTGCGAGGAATCGGGCAGCTACGATCTGCTGCCGTATGTCGACGCGTTGCGCGAACGGCTGGGCAAAGTCGGTCTCGTCGTGTGTCTCGACTCGGGGGCGGGCAACTACGATCAACTGTGGCTCACTACGTCGTTGCGCGGGCTGGTCGCCGGCGACCTCGAAGTCCAGGTGCTCGACGAAGGCATTCACTCGGGCGGTTACGGCGGCATCGCGCCGTCGAGCTTCCGCATCATGCGGCAACTGTTCGACCGTCTCGAAGACTCCGCCAACGGCACGCTGTTGCCGAAGGGGTTTCATGTCCAGATCCCCGCGGACCGGTTGCGCGAAGCGGAAGCAACCGCCCGGATTCTCGGCGACGATGTCTGGAAAAAGCTGCCGTGGGCCTGCGGGCAGGACGGCCGTCAGGTGCTGCCCACCACCACCGATCCGCAAGAAGCCTTGCTCAACTCGACGTGGCGTCCGTCGTTGTCGGTGACCGGTGCGGCCGGCTTGCCCGCGCTCGCCGACGCCGGCAACGTGCTGCGTCCGCGCACGGCGTTCAAGCTATCGCTGCGCCTGCCGCCGCTGATCGAAGCGGAAAAGGCCGTCGCCGAACTGAAGGCGCTGCTCGAATTCGACCCGCCTTACAACGCCAAAGTCACCTTCAAGCCGGATGCGGGCGCGGCGAGCGGCTGGAGTGCGCCCGATCTCGCCCCTTGGCTCGCCACCGCGCTTAACGATGCGTCGCGCGCGCATTACGGCGCGGACGTTGCGTATATGGGGCAGGGCGGCACGATTCCGTTGATGAACGTGCTGAAATCGGGCTTCCCGAAGTCGCAGTTCATGGTGTGCGGCGTGCTTGGGCCGAAGTCGAACGCACACGGACCGAACGAGTTCCTGCATGTGCCGTACGGCAAGAAGCTGACCGCGGCCGTTGCGCAGGTGATCGCCGCAGCGCCTTGA
- a CDS encoding superinfection immunity protein: MGGNVVVQAIAAVLALALYFLPSILADRRKRHDVLTLALFNACLGWTGFGWLLALYWALQPNPPKNVAGEIVETRKTVGMRAFSSALLMRVQRRATARDRREK; the protein is encoded by the coding sequence ATGGGGGGCAACGTTGTGGTTCAGGCCATCGCAGCGGTGCTCGCGCTGGCGCTGTATTTTCTGCCGAGTATTCTCGCGGACCGGCGCAAGCGTCATGACGTGCTCACACTGGCGCTCTTCAATGCGTGCCTCGGCTGGACCGGCTTTGGCTGGCTGCTCGCGCTCTACTGGGCGTTGCAGCCGAACCCGCCGAAGAACGTGGCAGGTGAAATCGTAGAGACACGAAAGACCGTGGGGATGCGGGCGTTTTCCTCGGCGCTCCTGATGCGCGTGCAGAGGCGTGCTACGGCGCGTGACCGAAGGGAAAAATAA
- a CDS encoding YodC family protein, with protein sequence MLTATIDVFETPPAARFNVGDVVTLKDGGPRMTVTYAGPVALNPGDWLICEWFDEQGELRREMFAHESVRAEPRSIPAGSVVWGKMGRRAA encoded by the coding sequence ATGCTGACCGCTACCATCGACGTATTCGAAACACCGCCAGCCGCACGCTTCAATGTCGGCGATGTTGTCACGCTGAAGGACGGCGGCCCGCGCATGACGGTGACGTATGCGGGACCGGTGGCGCTCAATCCTGGTGACTGGCTGATTTGCGAGTGGTTCGACGAACAGGGCGAACTGCGCCGCGAGATGTTCGCGCACGAGAGCGTGCGAGCCGAGCCGCGCTCGATTCCTGCTGGCTCGGTGGTGTGGGGCAAAATGGGCCGCCGCGCGGCCTGA
- a CDS encoding isocitrate lyase/PEP mutase family protein, with protein MTTQTEKARQFQSYHAAGEAFIIPNPWDIGTARLLALSGFKALATSSAGYAFSRGLPDNAIGRAQMMVHLAEIAGATDLPVSADLENGFGDAPEDCAETIVQAAAAGVVGGSIEDATGRADEPIYPFEAAVERVRAAAVAARTLPFPFTLTARAENYLVGRPDLDDTIRRLQAYQEAGADVLYAPGLKTREEIAAVVGALDRPVNVLMGLQGVLLGFDDLRSLGVRRVSVGGSLARAALGAFLRAAHEMRDHGTFNYTKEAASGNEINQLFTAAAQKWGKQPGG; from the coding sequence ATGACAACGCAAACCGAAAAAGCACGGCAATTCCAGTCATATCACGCAGCGGGCGAGGCCTTCATCATCCCGAATCCGTGGGACATCGGCACCGCGCGGCTGCTCGCGCTGTCCGGCTTCAAGGCGCTCGCCACCAGCAGCGCAGGCTATGCGTTTTCGCGCGGCCTGCCGGATAACGCCATCGGCCGCGCGCAGATGATGGTGCACCTCGCCGAAATCGCGGGGGCGACCGATTTGCCGGTCAGCGCCGATCTGGAAAATGGTTTTGGCGACGCCCCGGAAGACTGCGCCGAAACGATCGTGCAGGCTGCGGCGGCGGGCGTGGTCGGTGGTTCGATCGAGGATGCGACCGGCCGCGCGGACGAACCGATTTATCCATTCGAAGCCGCCGTGGAGCGCGTGCGCGCGGCGGCCGTTGCGGCGCGCACGCTGCCGTTTCCGTTCACGCTGACGGCGCGCGCCGAGAACTATCTGGTGGGCCGGCCCGATCTCGACGATACGATCCGGCGCCTGCAGGCTTATCAGGAGGCTGGCGCGGATGTGCTTTACGCGCCAGGCCTGAAGACGCGCGAGGAGATTGCCGCCGTGGTCGGCGCGCTCGACCGGCCGGTCAATGTGCTGATGGGGTTGCAGGGCGTGCTGCTCGGGTTCGACGACTTGCGCTCGCTAGGTGTGCGGCGTGTCAGTGTAGGCGGCTCGCTGGCGCGTGCGGCGTTGGGCGCGTTTCTCCGCGCGGCGCATGAAATGCGCGATCACGGCACCTTCAACTACACGAAAGAGGCCGCCAGCGGCAATGAGATCAACCAGCTCTTCACGGCCGCCGCGCAGAAGTGGGGCAAACAACCGGGCGGGTGA
- a CDS encoding OsmC family protein: protein MKRKASAVWQGGLQDGKGSISTDSGVLKDTQYSFATRFADGIGTNPEELIAAAHAGCFSMALSAELSKAGITPERIGTTATVTLDKDGGGFTITAVHLDVAVKIPGGDKAAFEKATADAKAGCPVSKVLNATITMDAKLET from the coding sequence ATGAAGCGCAAGGCATCAGCAGTCTGGCAAGGCGGCCTGCAAGACGGCAAGGGCTCGATTTCCACCGACAGCGGCGTCCTCAAGGATACTCAATACTCGTTTGCCACACGCTTCGCGGACGGCATCGGCACGAATCCGGAAGAACTGATTGCGGCCGCGCACGCGGGTTGTTTCTCGATGGCGCTGTCGGCGGAACTGAGCAAGGCCGGCATCACGCCTGAACGTATCGGCACTACGGCAACCGTCACGCTCGACAAGGACGGCGGCGGCTTTACGATCACCGCGGTACATCTCGACGTGGCGGTGAAAATCCCCGGCGGCGACAAAGCCGCGTTCGAGAAGGCCACCGCGGACGCCAAGGCGGGCTGCCCGGTGTCCAAGGTGCTGAACGCCACCATTACGATGGACGCGAAGCTCGAAACCTGA
- a CDS encoding carboxymuconolactone decarboxylase family protein has protein sequence MSERLPHFELSDATPEQKAVLDEILSGPRGNLNGPFLGWIHSPELAQQAQRLGAFCRYRTGLPLRLSELAILVTAARWQAQAEWHIHYPIALDAGVAEADAEAIRQGHRPSFADADDALIHDFASELYDTKRVSDATYAKAVGRFGHQVVINLVGLLGYYALVAMTLNVFDMRAVGQESLPFAE, from the coding sequence ATGAGCGAGCGTTTGCCTCACTTCGAACTGTCCGATGCCACGCCCGAACAGAAGGCCGTGCTCGACGAGATCCTGTCGGGTCCACGCGGCAATCTGAACGGACCGTTTCTGGGCTGGATTCATAGTCCGGAGCTGGCGCAGCAGGCGCAGCGGCTCGGCGCGTTCTGCCGCTATCGGACCGGCTTGCCGCTGCGTTTGTCGGAGCTGGCGATTCTGGTGACCGCGGCGCGCTGGCAGGCGCAGGCCGAGTGGCATATCCACTATCCGATCGCCCTGGACGCCGGCGTGGCCGAAGCGGATGCCGAAGCGATCCGTCAGGGTCATCGCCCGTCCTTCGCGGACGCCGATGACGCCTTGATCCACGACTTCGCGAGCGAACTGTACGACACCAAGCGCGTCTCGGATGCCACTTATGCGAAGGCGGTCGGGCGCTTCGGCCATCAGGTGGTGATCAACCTGGTCGGCCTGCTCGGCTACTACGCCCTCGTGGCGATGACGCTGAACGTGTTCGACATGCGCGCAGTGGGGCAGGAGAGCCTGCCGTTCGCCGAGTAG
- a CDS encoding aspartate aminotransferase family protein: protein MSTVFHRSPKQSLPVAVAGDGIEIVDSTGKRYIDASGGAAVSCLGHSNQRVIDAIKRQAQQLPYAHTSFFTTQAAEELADRLVASAPQGLEHVYFVSGGSEAIEAALKLARQYFVEKGELQRRHFIARRQSYHGNTLGALAIGGNAWRREPFLPILIEAHHVSPCYAYREQRADETEEQFAQRLADELEQKILELGADTVAAFVAETVVGATAGAVPPVREYFRKIRAVCDRYGVLLILDEIMSGMGRTGYLYACEEDGVAPDLLTIAKGLGAGYQPIGATLVSERIYQTIVGGSGFFQHGHTYIGHATACAAALEVQRVIADDHLLPNVQARGEQLRGRLREHYAQHPHIGDVRGRGLFVGVELVQDRIAKTPFDAKLKLHAAIRREAFARGLMVYPMGGTVDGKIGDHVLLAPPFICTARDIDEIVNRLTDAIEGALTAI from the coding sequence CCGGCAAGCGCTATATCGATGCCTCGGGTGGCGCGGCCGTCTCGTGCCTCGGCCATAGCAATCAGCGCGTGATCGACGCGATCAAGCGTCAGGCGCAGCAACTGCCGTATGCGCACACGTCGTTCTTCACCACCCAGGCCGCGGAAGAACTCGCTGACCGTCTGGTGGCGAGCGCGCCGCAAGGGCTCGAACATGTGTACTTCGTCTCGGGCGGCTCGGAAGCGATCGAGGCGGCGCTCAAACTGGCGCGGCAATATTTCGTCGAGAAGGGCGAGTTGCAGCGCCGTCATTTCATCGCGCGTCGCCAGAGCTATCACGGCAACACGCTGGGGGCGCTCGCGATCGGCGGCAATGCGTGGCGGCGCGAGCCGTTTCTGCCGATCCTGATCGAGGCGCATCACGTGAGCCCGTGTTACGCGTATCGCGAGCAGCGAGCGGACGAGACCGAAGAGCAGTTCGCGCAGCGTCTCGCAGATGAACTCGAACAGAAGATTCTTGAACTCGGCGCCGACACGGTGGCCGCATTCGTGGCGGAAACGGTGGTGGGCGCAACGGCCGGCGCCGTGCCGCCGGTGCGCGAGTATTTCCGCAAAATCCGCGCGGTGTGCGATCGCTACGGTGTATTGCTGATTCTCGACGAAATCATGTCGGGCATGGGCCGCACGGGCTACCTGTACGCGTGCGAGGAAGACGGCGTCGCGCCGGACCTGCTGACCATCGCCAAGGGGCTCGGCGCCGGCTATCAGCCGATCGGCGCGACGCTGGTGAGCGAGCGGATTTACCAGACGATCGTTGGCGGCTCGGGCTTCTTTCAGCACGGGCATACCTATATTGGCCATGCCACCGCCTGCGCCGCGGCGCTCGAAGTGCAACGCGTGATTGCCGACGACCATCTTCTGCCGAACGTGCAGGCGCGCGGCGAGCAGTTGCGCGGCCGGCTGCGCGAGCACTATGCGCAACATCCGCATATCGGCGACGTCCGCGGGCGAGGCCTCTTTGTCGGCGTCGAACTGGTGCAGGACCGCATCGCCAAAACGCCGTTCGACGCGAAGCTGAAACTGCACGCGGCGATCCGGCGCGAGGCGTTCGCGCGTGGCTTGATGGTGTATCCGATGGGCGGCACGGTCGACGGCAAGATCGGCGATCATGTGCTGCTGGCGCCGCCGTTTATCTGCACCGCACGCGACATCGACGAGATCGTCAATCGTCTGACGGATGCGATCGAAGGCGCGCTGACCGCCATCTGA